The Xenopus tropicalis strain Nigerian chromosome 7, UCB_Xtro_10.0, whole genome shotgun sequence genome includes a region encoding these proteins:
- the myos gene encoding myocardin isoform X2 has protein sequence MTLLASERSMLIRSKFRSVLQLRMQHRRSQEQLSERNLIPSPVVSKTPASFPDQNGNLGQNKAEDFIKIKGQNKHHKVAASKMHFPEDQISPTSDAFSFEDDISSSSSSSTSSSPRFAPSPSLSVNLSPTSTNTVFQLDLPQIIEVNQPNARTVTEAETLATSRPAAHHPTQASSNVPKVTVKPSDVAKIQRPKKPKDTKPKVKKLKYHQYIPPDQKAEKAPVAMDAAYSRLLQQQQIFLQLQILNQQQNPTFCVQTVHPLTTSIPADQVISFTGAPPSSAPAINLSPSPGTAAVTAAPTTTVPIPLKGEMLPGNIDDLTVSELRQHLRKRGLPVSGTKPALLERLRPYQIPRAKTIPAQIQSAGLMTPIIELSAFPKPSACDSTAPTLCTFQTVPSPPSGEVPQEPSETVCSMPESAEIRAAVQDKDTPMEEADDDHVLMEKQKVIENLTWKLKQEQKQADDLRVELEMHKRLKNRHKNDKLISRVHIKQEIDTTSQTSCCAKAQAEETQFLYTISNDRTDRKPPVQDPQINANINENYMSFCPPSCDLIGQDFELPMQITASPESPVQKPRSFEEELQEAIQKAQMALCESIEDILEEEEHLMCTDELIHIDSIPNMMEHHSSAALASQHGNFSKSLYCCSDAPPAASTIVSSSILEFPVSGHYDLLSGQENLSVIFAPDQIEIPSSPEHQEHDSSPSPSSTSSSSAPFDPADWLEALTSGSTSNFGPGSPVGSSIFSTDIFDSPDLSINRMIDLMVEQW, from the exons TGCTTCAGCTGAGAATGCAGCATCGGCGATCTCAAGAACAACTGTCTGAGCGCAACCTGATCCCAT CCCCAGTGGTCAGTAAAACACCTGCATCTTTCCCAGATCAAAATGGAAATTTGGGACAAAACAAA GCTGAAGACTTCATCAAAATCAAGGGCCAGAACAAGCACCACAAAGTGGCAGCTTCCAAGATGCATTTTCCTGAAG ACCAGATCTCCCCTACCTCCGATGCATTTTCATTTGAAGACGACATCAGCAGCTCCTCGTCATCTTCTACTTCCTCATCGCCTCGCTTTGCACCTTCCCCAAGCCTTTCAGTAAACCTCTCCCCAACATCTACCAACACTGTGTTCCAG CTGGATCTTCCCCAAATAATTGAGGTCAACCAGCCAAATGCAAGAACAGTAACGGAGGCTGAGACTTTGGCAACCAGTAGGCCAGCCGCCCATCACCCCACCCAGGCTTCATCCAATGTACCTAAG GTCACGGTTAAGCCTTCTGATGTGGCAAAGATCCAAAGGCCAAAAAAGCCCAAAGACACAAAGCCCAAGGTTAAGAAGCTAAAGTATCACCAATACATTCCACCGGATCAGAAGGCAGAGAAAGCACCTGTAGCCATGGATGCGGCCTATTCCCGTTTGCTGCAACAGCAACAGATCTTCTTGCAACTGCAAATCCTCAACCAACAGCAAAACCCAACTTTCTGTGTCCAAACTGTTCACCCCCTAACCACAAG CATCCCAGCGGATCAAGTGATTAGTTTTACAGGAGCACCGCCATCCAGTGCCCCTGCCATAAATCTCTCACCTTCGCCCGGTACAGCAGCTGTAACAGCTGCCCCGACAACAACGGTGCCAATACCTCTCAAAGGAGAGATGCTCCCTGGAAACATTGATGACCTAACG GTATCAGAACTTCGTCAGCATTTACGCAAGCGAGGGCTTCCAGTCTCAGGCACAAAGCCAGCCTTACTGGAAAGACTAAGGCCCTACCAAATCCCCCGTGCAAAGACCATTCCAGCCCAAATTCAAAGCGCAGGTTTGATGACACCTATTATTGAACTGTCAGCATTTCCCAAACCGTCAGCATGTGACAGCACTGCTCCCACTCTCTGCACCTTTCAAACGGTGCCATCTCCACCCTCCGGTGAGGTCCCTCAGGAGCCATCAGAGACAGTCTGTAGCATGCCAGAGAGCGCTGAAATCCGTGCTGCTGTGCAAGATAAGGACACACCTATGGAAGAAGCTGATGATGACCATGTTCTTATGGAAAAGCAGAAAGTGATTGAGAATTTGACTTGGAAATTAAAGCAGGAACAAAAACAAGCCGACGACCTCAGGGTGGAACTGGAAATGCACAAGCGGTTAAAAAACCGACACAAGAATGACAAATTAATCTCCAGAGTTCACATTAAGCAAGAGATTGATACGACTTCCCAGACGTCCTGCTGTGCAAAAGCACAGGCCGAAGAGACACAGTTTTTATATACTATCAGCAATGACAGAACAGACCGGAAACCACCCGTTCAGGACCcacaaattaatgcaaatataaatgaaaattaCATG agTTTCTGCCCACCTTCCTGTGACCTGATAGGACAAGATTTTGAGCTCCCCATGCAGATTACAGCAAGCCCAGAGAGCCCAGTTCAGAAGCCACGTTCCTTTGAAGAGGAGCTACAGGAAGCAATTCAGAAGGCTCAG ATGGCCCTCTGTGAGTCCATTGAGGACATACTGGAGGAGGAGGAACATCTCATGTGCACAG ATGAATTAATACACATAGATTCAATTCCTAATATGATGGAGCACCACAGTTCAGCAGCCCTTGCGTCTCAACATGGAAATTTTTCAAAGTCACTCTACTGCTGCAGTGATGCACCTCCGGCGGCTTCAACAATTGTCTCTTCGAGCATTCTTGAATTTCCCGTTTCTGGGCACTATGACCTTCTCTCTGGGCAAGAAAATCTTTCTGTTATATTTGCTCCTGATCAGATTGAGATACCTTCTTCACCAGAGCACCAGGAACACGATTCATCACCTTCCCCTTCATCTACATCTTCATCCTCTGCTCCCTTTGACCCAGCAGATTGGCTGGAAGCATTGACCTCAGGATCAACTTCCAACTTTGGACCTGGCAGTCCTGTTGGTTCGAGTATATTCTCTACAGACATTTTTGACTCTCCAGATTTAAGTATTAATAGAATGATTGATTTAATGGTGGAGCAGTGGTAA
- the myos gene encoding myocardin isoform X1 — MTLLASERSMLIRSKFRSVLQLRMQHRRSQEQLSERNLIPSPVVSKTPASFPDQNGNLGQNKAEDFIKIKGQNKHHKVAASKMHFPEDALVESDELKEKKARLAEDLNEKILHRPGPLELVKKNILPLATDQISPTSDAFSFEDDISSSSSSSTSSSPRFAPSPSLSVNLSPTSTNTVFQLDLPQIIEVNQPNARTVTEAETLATSRPAAHHPTQASSNVPKVTVKPSDVAKIQRPKKPKDTKPKVKKLKYHQYIPPDQKAEKAPVAMDAAYSRLLQQQQIFLQLQILNQQQNPTFCVQTVHPLTTSIPADQVISFTGAPPSSAPAINLSPSPGTAAVTAAPTTTVPIPLKGEMLPGNIDDLTVSELRQHLRKRGLPVSGTKPALLERLRPYQIPRAKTIPAQIQSAGLMTPIIELSAFPKPSACDSTAPTLCTFQTVPSPPSGEVPQEPSETVCSMPESAEIRAAVQDKDTPMEEADDDHVLMEKQKVIENLTWKLKQEQKQADDLRVELEMHKRLKNRHKNDKLISRVHIKQEIDTTSQTSCCAKAQAEETQFLYTISNDRTDRKPPVQDPQINANINENYMSFCPPSCDLIGQDFELPMQITASPESPVQKPRSFEEELQEAIQKAQMALCESIEDILEEEEHLMCTDELIHIDSIPNMMEHHSSAALASQHGNFSKSLYCCSDAPPAASTIVSSSILEFPVSGHYDLLSGQENLSVIFAPDQIEIPSSPEHQEHDSSPSPSSTSSSSAPFDPADWLEALTSGSTSNFGPGSPVGSSIFSTDIFDSPDLSINRMIDLMVEQW, encoded by the exons TGCTTCAGCTGAGAATGCAGCATCGGCGATCTCAAGAACAACTGTCTGAGCGCAACCTGATCCCAT CCCCAGTGGTCAGTAAAACACCTGCATCTTTCCCAGATCAAAATGGAAATTTGGGACAAAACAAA GCTGAAGACTTCATCAAAATCAAGGGCCAGAACAAGCACCACAAAGTGGCAGCTTCCAAGATGCATTTTCCTGAAG ATGCCCTAGTTGAGTCTGATGAACTTAAAGAGAAAAAAGCTCGCTTGGCTGAAGATCTGAATGAAAAGATCCTTCATCGACCTGGACCTTTAGAACTAGTGAAGAAGAATATACTTCCACTAGCTACTG ACCAGATCTCCCCTACCTCCGATGCATTTTCATTTGAAGACGACATCAGCAGCTCCTCGTCATCTTCTACTTCCTCATCGCCTCGCTTTGCACCTTCCCCAAGCCTTTCAGTAAACCTCTCCCCAACATCTACCAACACTGTGTTCCAG CTGGATCTTCCCCAAATAATTGAGGTCAACCAGCCAAATGCAAGAACAGTAACGGAGGCTGAGACTTTGGCAACCAGTAGGCCAGCCGCCCATCACCCCACCCAGGCTTCATCCAATGTACCTAAG GTCACGGTTAAGCCTTCTGATGTGGCAAAGATCCAAAGGCCAAAAAAGCCCAAAGACACAAAGCCCAAGGTTAAGAAGCTAAAGTATCACCAATACATTCCACCGGATCAGAAGGCAGAGAAAGCACCTGTAGCCATGGATGCGGCCTATTCCCGTTTGCTGCAACAGCAACAGATCTTCTTGCAACTGCAAATCCTCAACCAACAGCAAAACCCAACTTTCTGTGTCCAAACTGTTCACCCCCTAACCACAAG CATCCCAGCGGATCAAGTGATTAGTTTTACAGGAGCACCGCCATCCAGTGCCCCTGCCATAAATCTCTCACCTTCGCCCGGTACAGCAGCTGTAACAGCTGCCCCGACAACAACGGTGCCAATACCTCTCAAAGGAGAGATGCTCCCTGGAAACATTGATGACCTAACG GTATCAGAACTTCGTCAGCATTTACGCAAGCGAGGGCTTCCAGTCTCAGGCACAAAGCCAGCCTTACTGGAAAGACTAAGGCCCTACCAAATCCCCCGTGCAAAGACCATTCCAGCCCAAATTCAAAGCGCAGGTTTGATGACACCTATTATTGAACTGTCAGCATTTCCCAAACCGTCAGCATGTGACAGCACTGCTCCCACTCTCTGCACCTTTCAAACGGTGCCATCTCCACCCTCCGGTGAGGTCCCTCAGGAGCCATCAGAGACAGTCTGTAGCATGCCAGAGAGCGCTGAAATCCGTGCTGCTGTGCAAGATAAGGACACACCTATGGAAGAAGCTGATGATGACCATGTTCTTATGGAAAAGCAGAAAGTGATTGAGAATTTGACTTGGAAATTAAAGCAGGAACAAAAACAAGCCGACGACCTCAGGGTGGAACTGGAAATGCACAAGCGGTTAAAAAACCGACACAAGAATGACAAATTAATCTCCAGAGTTCACATTAAGCAAGAGATTGATACGACTTCCCAGACGTCCTGCTGTGCAAAAGCACAGGCCGAAGAGACACAGTTTTTATATACTATCAGCAATGACAGAACAGACCGGAAACCACCCGTTCAGGACCcacaaattaatgcaaatataaatgaaaattaCATG agTTTCTGCCCACCTTCCTGTGACCTGATAGGACAAGATTTTGAGCTCCCCATGCAGATTACAGCAAGCCCAGAGAGCCCAGTTCAGAAGCCACGTTCCTTTGAAGAGGAGCTACAGGAAGCAATTCAGAAGGCTCAG ATGGCCCTCTGTGAGTCCATTGAGGACATACTGGAGGAGGAGGAACATCTCATGTGCACAG ATGAATTAATACACATAGATTCAATTCCTAATATGATGGAGCACCACAGTTCAGCAGCCCTTGCGTCTCAACATGGAAATTTTTCAAAGTCACTCTACTGCTGCAGTGATGCACCTCCGGCGGCTTCAACAATTGTCTCTTCGAGCATTCTTGAATTTCCCGTTTCTGGGCACTATGACCTTCTCTCTGGGCAAGAAAATCTTTCTGTTATATTTGCTCCTGATCAGATTGAGATACCTTCTTCACCAGAGCACCAGGAACACGATTCATCACCTTCCCCTTCATCTACATCTTCATCCTCTGCTCCCTTTGACCCAGCAGATTGGCTGGAAGCATTGACCTCAGGATCAACTTCCAACTTTGGACCTGGCAGTCCTGTTGGTTCGAGTATATTCTCTACAGACATTTTTGACTCTCCAGATTTAAGTATTAATAGAATGATTGATTTAATGGTGGAGCAGTGGTAA
- the myos gene encoding myocardin isoform X4 produces the protein MHFPEDQISPTSDAFSFEDDISSSSSSSTSSSPRFAPSPSLSVNLSPTSTNTVFQLDLPQIIEVNQPNARTVTEAETLATSRPAAHHPTQASSNVPKVTVKPSDVAKIQRPKKPKDTKPKVKKLKYHQYIPPDQKAEKAPVAMDAAYSRLLQQQQIFLQLQILNQQQNPTFCVQTVHPLTTSIPADQVISFTGAPPSSAPAINLSPSPGTAAVTAAPTTTVPIPLKGEMLPGNIDDLTVSELRQHLRKRGLPVSGTKPALLERLRPYQIPRAKTIPAQIQSAGLMTPIIELSAFPKPSACDSTAPTLCTFQTVPSPPSGEVPQEPSETVCSMPESAEIRAAVQDKDTPMEEADDDHVLMEKQKVIENLTWKLKQEQKQADDLRVELEMHKRLKNRHKNDKLISRVHIKQEIDTTSQTSCCAKAQAEETQFLYTISNDRTDRKPPVQDPQINANINENYMSFCPPSCDLIGQDFELPMQITASPESPVQKPRSFEEELQEAIQKAQMALCESIEDILEEEEHLMCTDELIHIDSIPNMMEHHSSAALASQHGNFSKSLYCCSDAPPAASTIVSSSILEFPVSGHYDLLSGQENLSVIFAPDQIEIPSSPEHQEHDSSPSPSSTSSSSAPFDPADWLEALTSGSTSNFGPGSPVGSSIFSTDIFDSPDLSINRMIDLMVEQW, from the exons ATGCATTTTCCTGAAG ACCAGATCTCCCCTACCTCCGATGCATTTTCATTTGAAGACGACATCAGCAGCTCCTCGTCATCTTCTACTTCCTCATCGCCTCGCTTTGCACCTTCCCCAAGCCTTTCAGTAAACCTCTCCCCAACATCTACCAACACTGTGTTCCAG CTGGATCTTCCCCAAATAATTGAGGTCAACCAGCCAAATGCAAGAACAGTAACGGAGGCTGAGACTTTGGCAACCAGTAGGCCAGCCGCCCATCACCCCACCCAGGCTTCATCCAATGTACCTAAG GTCACGGTTAAGCCTTCTGATGTGGCAAAGATCCAAAGGCCAAAAAAGCCCAAAGACACAAAGCCCAAGGTTAAGAAGCTAAAGTATCACCAATACATTCCACCGGATCAGAAGGCAGAGAAAGCACCTGTAGCCATGGATGCGGCCTATTCCCGTTTGCTGCAACAGCAACAGATCTTCTTGCAACTGCAAATCCTCAACCAACAGCAAAACCCAACTTTCTGTGTCCAAACTGTTCACCCCCTAACCACAAG CATCCCAGCGGATCAAGTGATTAGTTTTACAGGAGCACCGCCATCCAGTGCCCCTGCCATAAATCTCTCACCTTCGCCCGGTACAGCAGCTGTAACAGCTGCCCCGACAACAACGGTGCCAATACCTCTCAAAGGAGAGATGCTCCCTGGAAACATTGATGACCTAACG GTATCAGAACTTCGTCAGCATTTACGCAAGCGAGGGCTTCCAGTCTCAGGCACAAAGCCAGCCTTACTGGAAAGACTAAGGCCCTACCAAATCCCCCGTGCAAAGACCATTCCAGCCCAAATTCAAAGCGCAGGTTTGATGACACCTATTATTGAACTGTCAGCATTTCCCAAACCGTCAGCATGTGACAGCACTGCTCCCACTCTCTGCACCTTTCAAACGGTGCCATCTCCACCCTCCGGTGAGGTCCCTCAGGAGCCATCAGAGACAGTCTGTAGCATGCCAGAGAGCGCTGAAATCCGTGCTGCTGTGCAAGATAAGGACACACCTATGGAAGAAGCTGATGATGACCATGTTCTTATGGAAAAGCAGAAAGTGATTGAGAATTTGACTTGGAAATTAAAGCAGGAACAAAAACAAGCCGACGACCTCAGGGTGGAACTGGAAATGCACAAGCGGTTAAAAAACCGACACAAGAATGACAAATTAATCTCCAGAGTTCACATTAAGCAAGAGATTGATACGACTTCCCAGACGTCCTGCTGTGCAAAAGCACAGGCCGAAGAGACACAGTTTTTATATACTATCAGCAATGACAGAACAGACCGGAAACCACCCGTTCAGGACCcacaaattaatgcaaatataaatgaaaattaCATG agTTTCTGCCCACCTTCCTGTGACCTGATAGGACAAGATTTTGAGCTCCCCATGCAGATTACAGCAAGCCCAGAGAGCCCAGTTCAGAAGCCACGTTCCTTTGAAGAGGAGCTACAGGAAGCAATTCAGAAGGCTCAG ATGGCCCTCTGTGAGTCCATTGAGGACATACTGGAGGAGGAGGAACATCTCATGTGCACAG ATGAATTAATACACATAGATTCAATTCCTAATATGATGGAGCACCACAGTTCAGCAGCCCTTGCGTCTCAACATGGAAATTTTTCAAAGTCACTCTACTGCTGCAGTGATGCACCTCCGGCGGCTTCAACAATTGTCTCTTCGAGCATTCTTGAATTTCCCGTTTCTGGGCACTATGACCTTCTCTCTGGGCAAGAAAATCTTTCTGTTATATTTGCTCCTGATCAGATTGAGATACCTTCTTCACCAGAGCACCAGGAACACGATTCATCACCTTCCCCTTCATCTACATCTTCATCCTCTGCTCCCTTTGACCCAGCAGATTGGCTGGAAGCATTGACCTCAGGATCAACTTCCAACTTTGGACCTGGCAGTCCTGTTGGTTCGAGTATATTCTCTACAGACATTTTTGACTCTCCAGATTTAAGTATTAATAGAATGATTGATTTAATGGTGGAGCAGTGGTAA
- the myos gene encoding myocardin isoform X3, which produces MHFPEDALVESDELKEKKARLAEDLNEKILHRPGPLELVKKNILPLATDQISPTSDAFSFEDDISSSSSSSTSSSPRFAPSPSLSVNLSPTSTNTVFQLDLPQIIEVNQPNARTVTEAETLATSRPAAHHPTQASSNVPKVTVKPSDVAKIQRPKKPKDTKPKVKKLKYHQYIPPDQKAEKAPVAMDAAYSRLLQQQQIFLQLQILNQQQNPTFCVQTVHPLTTSIPADQVISFTGAPPSSAPAINLSPSPGTAAVTAAPTTTVPIPLKGEMLPGNIDDLTVSELRQHLRKRGLPVSGTKPALLERLRPYQIPRAKTIPAQIQSAGLMTPIIELSAFPKPSACDSTAPTLCTFQTVPSPPSGEVPQEPSETVCSMPESAEIRAAVQDKDTPMEEADDDHVLMEKQKVIENLTWKLKQEQKQADDLRVELEMHKRLKNRHKNDKLISRVHIKQEIDTTSQTSCCAKAQAEETQFLYTISNDRTDRKPPVQDPQINANINENYMSFCPPSCDLIGQDFELPMQITASPESPVQKPRSFEEELQEAIQKAQMALCESIEDILEEEEHLMCTDELIHIDSIPNMMEHHSSAALASQHGNFSKSLYCCSDAPPAASTIVSSSILEFPVSGHYDLLSGQENLSVIFAPDQIEIPSSPEHQEHDSSPSPSSTSSSSAPFDPADWLEALTSGSTSNFGPGSPVGSSIFSTDIFDSPDLSINRMIDLMVEQW; this is translated from the exons ATGCATTTTCCTGAAG ATGCCCTAGTTGAGTCTGATGAACTTAAAGAGAAAAAAGCTCGCTTGGCTGAAGATCTGAATGAAAAGATCCTTCATCGACCTGGACCTTTAGAACTAGTGAAGAAGAATATACTTCCACTAGCTACTG ACCAGATCTCCCCTACCTCCGATGCATTTTCATTTGAAGACGACATCAGCAGCTCCTCGTCATCTTCTACTTCCTCATCGCCTCGCTTTGCACCTTCCCCAAGCCTTTCAGTAAACCTCTCCCCAACATCTACCAACACTGTGTTCCAG CTGGATCTTCCCCAAATAATTGAGGTCAACCAGCCAAATGCAAGAACAGTAACGGAGGCTGAGACTTTGGCAACCAGTAGGCCAGCCGCCCATCACCCCACCCAGGCTTCATCCAATGTACCTAAG GTCACGGTTAAGCCTTCTGATGTGGCAAAGATCCAAAGGCCAAAAAAGCCCAAAGACACAAAGCCCAAGGTTAAGAAGCTAAAGTATCACCAATACATTCCACCGGATCAGAAGGCAGAGAAAGCACCTGTAGCCATGGATGCGGCCTATTCCCGTTTGCTGCAACAGCAACAGATCTTCTTGCAACTGCAAATCCTCAACCAACAGCAAAACCCAACTTTCTGTGTCCAAACTGTTCACCCCCTAACCACAAG CATCCCAGCGGATCAAGTGATTAGTTTTACAGGAGCACCGCCATCCAGTGCCCCTGCCATAAATCTCTCACCTTCGCCCGGTACAGCAGCTGTAACAGCTGCCCCGACAACAACGGTGCCAATACCTCTCAAAGGAGAGATGCTCCCTGGAAACATTGATGACCTAACG GTATCAGAACTTCGTCAGCATTTACGCAAGCGAGGGCTTCCAGTCTCAGGCACAAAGCCAGCCTTACTGGAAAGACTAAGGCCCTACCAAATCCCCCGTGCAAAGACCATTCCAGCCCAAATTCAAAGCGCAGGTTTGATGACACCTATTATTGAACTGTCAGCATTTCCCAAACCGTCAGCATGTGACAGCACTGCTCCCACTCTCTGCACCTTTCAAACGGTGCCATCTCCACCCTCCGGTGAGGTCCCTCAGGAGCCATCAGAGACAGTCTGTAGCATGCCAGAGAGCGCTGAAATCCGTGCTGCTGTGCAAGATAAGGACACACCTATGGAAGAAGCTGATGATGACCATGTTCTTATGGAAAAGCAGAAAGTGATTGAGAATTTGACTTGGAAATTAAAGCAGGAACAAAAACAAGCCGACGACCTCAGGGTGGAACTGGAAATGCACAAGCGGTTAAAAAACCGACACAAGAATGACAAATTAATCTCCAGAGTTCACATTAAGCAAGAGATTGATACGACTTCCCAGACGTCCTGCTGTGCAAAAGCACAGGCCGAAGAGACACAGTTTTTATATACTATCAGCAATGACAGAACAGACCGGAAACCACCCGTTCAGGACCcacaaattaatgcaaatataaatgaaaattaCATG agTTTCTGCCCACCTTCCTGTGACCTGATAGGACAAGATTTTGAGCTCCCCATGCAGATTACAGCAAGCCCAGAGAGCCCAGTTCAGAAGCCACGTTCCTTTGAAGAGGAGCTACAGGAAGCAATTCAGAAGGCTCAG ATGGCCCTCTGTGAGTCCATTGAGGACATACTGGAGGAGGAGGAACATCTCATGTGCACAG ATGAATTAATACACATAGATTCAATTCCTAATATGATGGAGCACCACAGTTCAGCAGCCCTTGCGTCTCAACATGGAAATTTTTCAAAGTCACTCTACTGCTGCAGTGATGCACCTCCGGCGGCTTCAACAATTGTCTCTTCGAGCATTCTTGAATTTCCCGTTTCTGGGCACTATGACCTTCTCTCTGGGCAAGAAAATCTTTCTGTTATATTTGCTCCTGATCAGATTGAGATACCTTCTTCACCAGAGCACCAGGAACACGATTCATCACCTTCCCCTTCATCTACATCTTCATCCTCTGCTCCCTTTGACCCAGCAGATTGGCTGGAAGCATTGACCTCAGGATCAACTTCCAACTTTGGACCTGGCAGTCCTGTTGGTTCGAGTATATTCTCTACAGACATTTTTGACTCTCCAGATTTAAGTATTAATAGAATGATTGATTTAATGGTGGAGCAGTGGTAA